From Dreissena polymorpha isolate Duluth1 chromosome 15, UMN_Dpol_1.0, whole genome shotgun sequence, a single genomic window includes:
- the LOC127860251 gene encoding toll-like receptor 4 → MNTGLEFESLENATYALQFTNVRRVNLSHISQEYNSGNDICKQDLCYLWNTSLEELDVSGNGIGCIETNALILMPNSLRTLNVSNNNFVYANYLSQFGCMDNLTELIAYNLNKPFRANQICHGCGINSKKSFSTCPYTTDAFLQKLATTKRNCSFINDKRKFQVTLPRPLKTIIVSYSNFEYTLNISRIEIQSNVIQYLDVSGNNFNVLNGYIGPLSELQILNVSNCRIEYIGRETLNYAAVVDLQLDTNKLGPQLANENYSGIFGELKELKTLNLSRNGITVLYTSTFSSLIKLETLDLSYNNIELFDINIDTLKNILYLYLSCNSIHTLSAGVRERLIENEQDLSKLFQIDLQTNYISYDCQNQEFLQWIFDHQYNFISLDTYMFISPEGDILSTEHVNNDLHSLSSRCTSYTYVIVIATLGLSIFFVAVLAGLVYNNRWKIRYLIYMSKKSFLRSERHTDYTVIENYAHDAFISYAEENTRFILDDFLPRLDSEEVSLCLHQRDFLPGEAISDNIIHAIQSSRKTIVILSEAFLKSKWCLYEFNMARMDCIYSRNDQLSLIVVMYEQVPHNKMPLEMLEWIKQNNYIEYTVERDGNLLFWEKMKQVINDSN, encoded by the coding sequence ATGAATACGGGTTTGGAATTCGAAAGTTTGGAGAATGCTACGTATGCACTACAGTTTACGAATGTGAGACGTGTTAATTTATCACATATCTCTCAAGAATATAATAGTGGTAACGACATCTGCAAACAAGACTTGTGTTATCTTTGGAATACCAGTTTAGAAGAACTTGACGTGTCGGGTAACGGAATTGGATGTATCGAAACCAACGCACTTATCCTCATGCCGAACTCGTTGCGAACACTAAATGTTAGCAACAACAACTTTGTTTATGCTAATTACCTTTCGCAGTTCGGATGCATGGATAACTTGACCGAACTTATTGCATATAATCTGAATAAACCCTTTAGAGCAAATCAGATATGTCATGGATGTGGTATTAATAGTAAGAAGTCTTTTTCGACGTGCCCTTACACGACTGACGCGTTTTTACAGAAACTCGCAACAACAAAACGTAATTGCAGTTTTATAAACGATAAACGTAAGTTTCAAGTTACATTACCTCGCCCACTTAAAACAATAATCGTCAGTTATAGCAATTTTGAATATACATTGAATATATCACGAATTGAAATACAATCGAATGTGATACAGTACCTCGATGTTTCAGGaaataatttcaatgttttaaatggCTATATCGGTCCGCTTTCTGAGCTACAAATACTCAATGTGTCTAATTGCAGAATAGAATATATTGGCAGGGAGACTCTAAATTATGCTGCAGTCGTTGATTTACAACTAGATACAAATAAGCTTGGGCCACAACTGGCAAACGAGAATTATTCGGGAATATTTGGTGAACTTAAGGAACTTAAAACTCTGAACCTATCGCGCAATGGAATTACAGTCCTGTATACTTCAACGTTCTCTTCCCTTATCAAACTAGAAACGCTTGACCTAAGTTACAACAATATTGAactatttgatataaatatagaCACATTGAAGAATATTTTGTACCTGTATTTATCCTGCAATTCCATCCATACTTTATCTGCTGGAGTGCGAGAGAGATTGATTGAAAACGAACAGGATCtttcaaaattgtttcagatcgATTTACAAACAAACTATATATCATATGATTGTCAAAATCAGGAATTCCTGCAATGGATATTTGACcatcaatacaattttatttctttagacacatacatgtttatttcacCAGAAGGGGATATTCTTAGCACAGAACACGTAAATAACGACTTACATAGTCTGTCTTCAAGATGCACGTCATACACTTATGTAATAGTCATTGCAACGTTGGGACTTTCCATTTTCTTTGTGGCTGTTCTCGCAGGACTTGTTTATAACAATCGCTGGAAAATACGATACCTCATTTACATGTCAAAAAAGAGCTTTTTACGATCTGAACGGCACACTGACTATACGGTAATAGAAAACTACGCACACGACGCTTTTATTTCGTACgctgaagaaaatacgcgttttATTCTCGATGACTTCTTACCCAGATTGGATTCGGAAGAAGTTTCTCTGTGCCTTCATCAGCGAGACTTTTTGCCAGGCGAGGCCATCTCGGACAACATTATACACGCCATCCAGAGCAGCAGAAAGACAATCGTCATTTTGTCAGAAGCCTTTCTGAAGAGCAAGTGGTGCTTGTATGAGTTTAACATGGCGCGTATGGATTGCATATATTCTAGGAACGACCAGTTGTCTCTCATTGTTGTGATGTACGAACAAGTGCCACATAATAAAATGCCATTGGAAATGCTAGAAtggattaaacaaaataattatatcgAGTACACGGTGGAAAGAGACGGGAATTTACTTTTCTGGGAGAAAATGAAACAAGTAATAAACGATTCAAATTAA